A genomic region of Pseudomonas sp. RSB 5.4 contains the following coding sequences:
- the rpsO gene encoding 30S ribosomal protein S15: MALDVQEKAQIVADYQQAVGDTGSPEVQVALLTANINKLQGHFKANGKDHHSRRGLIRMVNQRRKLLDYLKGKDLSRYSALIGRLGLRR; encoded by the coding sequence ATGGCTCTCGACGTTCAAGAAAAAGCTCAAATCGTTGCCGACTACCAGCAAGCTGTTGGTGATACTGGTTCGCCAGAAGTGCAAGTTGCACTGCTGACCGCCAACATCAACAAACTGCAAGGTCACTTCAAGGCCAACGGTAAAGACCACCACTCCCGTCGTGGTCTGATCCGCATGGTAAACCAGCGTCGCAAGCTGCTGGACTACCTGAAAGGCAAAGATCTGAGCCGTTACAGCGCTCTGATCGGCCGCCTGGGTCTGCGTCGCTAA